The sequence GTGGGAGGTTGTTGGCACCCTATTTCTGGGTTGTTTGGGAACAAAGGATGTTATTTTATTTGGTTTTTCTTCTTTATCACCTATTGAGGCACTGGTGATCTTGGAGGGTATCATGTGCTCTACTATGTTCACTCTCAAGcttaaggttatgggagccttttaAAAACCCATCATTGTAGGTTGTCAGAGCCTTCTAAAACCTACTCTCatggttgagggagcctagaaaaaacctatatttttttgtttttctcggAGATAGGTtggatgctagtagttttcaagggcctagttttTTCAATGTGTGTTTTTGGTTGGGCTTGGGCTATGTGGTTTTGTGTAGCCTAGAGATTCTATTACAGGTTATGGGAGTCTGGGAAAATGTTTCATGTTAGCTAAGGGTGCCTACTAAACCCTTGTTGTTATTTTTGTGGTCTATTATTTTACGACGTAGACACTCTTCTTGGGCTAGCCTATTTTGTAATGTTTTACACTTGATGGTTGGTtggtgtttggttggttgtgactGTGTTGTAGTGTTGTTTAATCTTTGTGCAGTCTTTGGGATTTGGGTTCGAGATGCCCATAAGTCAAGAAGGTTTCAAGTCCTTTCTAAAACTTGTTGTTTACTACTAGGTAGTCTTGTCCATTTTTCAATGGTAGCTATCTAGTTGTAAgtgttttggggccccttcaaaacctattttatcctaataaaaaaaaagacatgatatataatagtataatatataaaaaatgatatatttatataaatagaaaatatttcctttttattaataatttttaggTATCATTTTAACTAATAATGAAGGATAATTTTCACACTTGAATTTTCTCTTTGAATTAACTAGTATCTATCAATGAAAGGTAGTTTGAATGGATTTGGATTAGGATGGTTTAGGATGGCCATCTATTTAAGAATATTACTATTGACATAGATAAATAGAGACAATATTCAAATATTGGATGCAATTCACCTAAATTTGTAAATCTATGAATAGGTCTTTTTAGGTTATCTAGAGGATCTTAGAACTTGTACACCTAgggaaatatttaaaaatataatgacATAAATAAAGATGTCTTTGAAAATTATGAACATTATTACAAGAAAGGAAACATGAGTCTATTAAAGATGatgaaatgcaactaagagataatTAGTGATATTTGAGGCATTTAAGACATTTCATAATATTTGAAcagtttaatatttttatatacataTGTACGCACATACATGCATGCACACGTGCGCGTGTGCGTGCGCAtgcgtgcgcacacacacacacatatatatgtttgtttgttcatacatatgtgtgtatatatacatatatacatacatatgtacatatgtacatgcatgcatacatacatatacatgtgtgtgtatgtgtacatatataatCACAGACACAAAGGGAACAAGTGCCTAGAACCCAAACACTTACAATTAcaatatttgtatgtatgtatgtatgtatgtatgtatgttttcacatacacacacacacacacacacacacacacacacacacacacacacacacacacacacacacacacacacacacacacacacacacaaaaacacacacacGATTGTCTTTACATCTATATATtttcaaaatgaaaatttaatttttttttacttttttgttgaCTGGAATGATAGCCCCATATAGATAGGTTGTCATTTCTAGGGCTTAATAAAGAATTAAGGTAAAAAGAAAAAATTCCAAATCAAGTCAAATATGAAATTTGTTGGAGTAATACTTGGATACTTGTGGTTCATATAGATGAAGATACTTCTATTTTAGGCACCTTTGTAGTTTTCTTAGTGCATTTCAAATGCATCAAACTATGGTTTATTTTCCTTTTCTCTACATTGTCATCACATATTAGTAACAcctaacaaatttttttttaacatcGTACCTATGATATTACTTTATTAGTATCAAATATTAATGCATTTCCAATTATTACACTTATACTAACCATATAACACAAAAACTTGCACAAAAGGAGCCAAATGCCTAGGTAAATACCCTAAATTTACTTTAACTTTGTACTTATAAAATGGTCACCCTCAAGTAGTTTCTATATTTAAATAACTCGAACTATAAATTAAAAAttgttttgatcattttctagccaAAATTTTTAACATCTACTCTATTTACATGATAGCCTCTTGGGTTTACCTATTTACACTTGTAATATAGAATGAAATTATATTTTACCAACAAGGTTATTTAAAATTATAATCATGAAGAGACATAATGGAATTCTAGAACATTCCTATTTATTCTATATAAAAAATATTTGATGTAATAATTGATACAAGAGTGAATTTTGTAACAAATAAATTTTACAACTTAAcccttgtaatatttcatttaaaattttaataatacaTGGGACTAGTCTATTTTAGGATTAATACAATATTATCACAATATCATGGAAACTACCTTTAACCTGCATGAGTTATGATGACCAATTAAATATACATCATAAATTTTTACACATAATATGTGTTGACTAATATTTTGTTATCCACACATTTtcttatattaaattatttatcttattttaaTACTAATTTAAAGTTACAAAGAAAAGGAAAGGTAAAATAGGTAACAACCATAATCCAATACATAAAATGATATTTTAGTTTAGACAATTGCTACTTATAAAATTAATCATCTCTCTTTAAAAAAATTCAAGTTAATTTTAATACTGAAATTTAGGGAACTATTATTTGAATTCTACTAATTTAAGTAAAAAAATCCTATATAATTATGTTTACAAAAGATACATTAAAAATCAAGATTTTAAATATCCTAGAGCTCTTAGAGTTGCAAACATTAGAAATTAAGAATTAACTAGAGGGGTGATTGTATGAGCAAAGCTAAATTAGTCATACTAACACATCCTCACTTTGCAAGAAATGAAAACATCAAATAAACAAGAAATAGGCTAAGAGGAACACTCTATTAATCTCAATGATGATCAACTTACAATAAAAGGCTTATACTATCATTCAAGGGAGTCCAACTAGAATAAAAACTACAATATAGGATGTATGCATGCAACTAAGAAACTaaaattcttaaagaaaatcaacCTGTGCAAGGTTACATTAGaagatatattaaaaataaaatattataacattAACACACCCCATTACAATAGCCTAATTGAGTACAAAAACTTTTGGGTCCTAAAATCTATGCCAAATGAGGTACCAAAAAAACCTATCATAAATGCAAAAAGGAATAAAATTGTCAATAAAAAATTCCCTccaaaaaagagaaaaggaaacaaaatTGTACCAAATATAACATAATATGTTCTCCTAAAAATGAAATCTCAAAATATTATTCAGTTTCTCTAGGTGATAATGTTTGGCTAGAAGGAATATTTGGATGCTCTTAAAGAAGTGTCTCTAAAATATCATGTAGTTATATGACTCATAATGAAagaaatgataaagataaaggTTGTCCCACTACAATGAAATTTTGAATATTATTTTTAGAAGGATTTCTATGAAATAATTATCAAGAATGTAGTTTTCCAATCTATAAATTATTTCTATAGAAACAAAGATATAATATCCAATTAAAATCTATACCAATGTGTTGGGGAAAATGGTATAAAAATATTTCTACAATGATTCTCTAGAAGTTCTCGAGGAAGAAGCTTTGGATGAAGAAACAAGTGATGGAGAAGTGTTTACAACAATATATGTGGCAAGTAGAGTGATCATCCAATGAGAGAAAGTCCACATAAGATGGGAAATTAGGGTCATGGTATCATTTATAAGAGTTTATTTTTTCTTAATATTTGCTTGGTTTAGGAATGAGTCTAAGAAGATAAGACAATAGATCCTACTATAGATAACAATTATCAATCCCTTTCTATAAAGATGAAACAgctatataatattatttttataatagaAGAATGGAAATAAATGCCAAACCGTGATGAACCCCCCATATGTGGAAATTTTCATCAATTCATGATTAgaataccctatttaaacaagaGAATATATGGAACCCCCTTAATATTAGTATTTTTTTGTGAATAAGAAACTATTGACTAATTTAGTACTTTAGAAATTTAATTTGCAATTTAAGGGAGGTTATAGAATAAGAGTGTTATACATGTATAAGGAATATGATAGTGAAAAGAAATACAGATGTAAATATCACCCTAGATTTGACACTTTAAAATTAAGAGCAAGTGCATGAACAACCCCCCTTGATTTTTTCACACTTTATTATTTTAGTGCTTAGACAAATGTTATCCTATATAAACTTTGCACTCTGAAGCTATCCAATAATTTTGCACTAGCTTGGTAGAAGGGTAGTGATAATTGGTAAGGCTTATTTTAGAGTCACTATAGATTTGATTTCCACCATCATTGGGCTTTTGCAAGATGGCATAGCCTTCCCCAAGACGCTGAAGGATCTTACAAGGAGgaatttaaatgatttttcaagGCAAGTGAAGGGGTTTCTAAATTATGAAGTGGGTATAGAAAAGAGAGATACCTAGTATTTGGAAATATGTTGCCCTTTTGTTGACTAGATTATTGACTTTAAATGGGCATTATAAAATATTCCATACCCATCCTTTCTTGATGTTAAACCACCTTAGGTTTGGCATTAGAATGAATTTCACTTACTAGGCTTGCTCTTCACTTTCTCAATCTATTGCTACAACTAAGTCTACAAATTCCCTTCCCCTCCATCAAGGGTTAATTATTAGACTCTATAACTTTTATCTTGATTTAGCCCCTCCTAGTGGGTCCCTGTTAAGTCCTCCTAGCACCCACCAAACCCAAATTTAGTGGTTGAGTTTTCTGGCCCCCCCATAGAAAACCCCAATCCCACTTATAGCCCTAAGATTGTCCCTACCTACCTTAATCCTATTAGATAAGCTAAATATAAGACTTATCCTAATCTACCTCCTAAGGATGTGGTGATATTGGAGTTAGATGAAGAGGATTTGTGCAAGGACTTTGACTCATCCTATGATTCAAAGTCGTACTAGTCCCCTACCTCTTCTAAAGAGGGTTTCTTCTTTCCCCCTAGTTAGGAGATTCTCGACACCAAGACTAGCCCTCTTAACTTGGAACCAAACATTGCAAAATTGGAGGACCATGTTGAGCAATAGGACCTAgtaattaaatggattttatcaTAATTTAATGTGACAATCAGGAAGATTAATAGACTTGAGGCTATGGCTAAGGTAAATGCTAGGACAAACAAATTGGTtgtggaggagaaggatgaatggATCTAGGAAGTTGTGAGCAATGTGGCTGGTAAATTAGATAATTAGGATAAAGTAGAAGGAATTCTAAAAGACCTTATCGAGAAGGTATCTCAAAGAAATGAGAACAATGTTATTATAGATCTGGAGGAAAGCTAGGAGATccttaaaagaaaaaaatgaggaTATGTTAAAGAGAAGCCAAGAGATGGTCCTAAAGAGCTTGCTTCCTTACAAGCTCTTTAGGAGGAAATCAACCACAAGAAAGCTAAGTGTAAGAGACATAGTCTATCCCCTTCTACTTCATTAGAGCTGCTTGTATCTATGGTTAAAGATACTCTAGATTTTGGTACTTTGAACTCTGGTAAGGACTCTAATAAAAAAATCTTTTACTATGATATTTTCTTAGGATTGTGTAAATATTGGCAAGAAGGTAACCCCTCAGCCCAATAGACCATATTTTTGTGTCTTTGGCAGTAGAATAGATTATGTGGTTTTCGTCTATTGGTTTTTTCCATCTCCTTGGTCTTGGTCTATTTCTTGGTGGTTCTTTTCTAATTTTTGGTATTTATACTTTAACAAGGTATACATCTGTCATGCACCCTAGGCATCATTTTTCTATGGATATATAATGGTATGGACCTAACacatttttaattaattagaacacATAAGAGTCACATTTAAAAATCTCATGCAAAAACTACATACCAAAATTTAACTTGCACAATGGATGCCTTTTGATCACTAATTGTAGGATTCACATGTCTTCAATAGAGAATATATAGCTTTGAATAAACCAAAGGATCCTACAAAAAAGACTGCAATTTGTAATAATGCTTATGTAGTCTCAATAAAAATCCACTATGTGAGAATTTTAGCTCACCATGTACAAGAAAAGAGACACCAATGTTAATTAAATGAAATATCTAAACCATTCAAGTGATCTTTAAATATCTTTTTTGTTGTCTACTACAAACACTTTGTATAGAGAACACACAAAAtgatcaaaaaaaaaaaccaaacaaacaacaacaacaacaatattcttGTTGCaaagaaataatatttttaattaaaaattgcaaCCAAAGTAAAAATTCATCCAAAATGAGGCTATTGTACCATGTAGAAACTGAGAATCAACTATAGAAATTATAGTACTAGCATGGTTATGTTAGTGAAGCTAATACATGGTTAATATGCAAGAGATGGAAACATTAAATGTAGAATAAATATGCTAATATAAAAATTCCATTAATCTCCATGATTATCAACTCATAGGAGAAAATTTATAGTGCAAGAGAGGCCAACTAGAATAGGAACTACAATCTAGGATTTGGGCATGCAACTAAGCAACTATGAGTCTTGAAGGAAATTTCCCTTTACATTCTTATCCAAGAAGATATAttgaaatgataagattataaCTCTAACAAAAACATGTATTGTTATACCATTGTAACTATTATGAATATTTTCTAACTAACACCAAAGTCACTTTTTGACTAAGTTGTAAAAAATTGTTGTAAAATTAACAAATCTACTAAATTTGAAATAAGATATTTCTTTAAATATCATATTTTGATGAATTAAATGAGCATTAATCATATGCTATTGATAAAAACATATGAAATACCTCCCAAAAAGAGTCTGCAAGGTGGAGATAATAGAGAAATGGTAAGAAGTTTAATTAAATCAAAACTCATTAAACATTGAGATAGATTATCTATAGTTAAAATTTTAAATTGTCtagtatcttgatttttgaattaaaaatattaGAAGTGGAGGTAACATTATTAACATTTTTCGTATTTTCTTTTTTGTAATTAAGCTTTTGAAGattctttttaaaaatatatatatattagagattCAAGAAGTAAAAAGTCCAAGGAAGTATCCATATTTTAAATAACTTAAGTAACCATTTTTAATTCTACATTCTCAACATAAGTATATGGATCTTTAAAAAAGTAAAATTATTAAAGAATATAatgtattaaataaaataaaaaaataattaaagaaCTTACTTTAAAATTTATAATCACCTAGATAATTATTgtttagaaaaaaaaaaggaatatatTGTAGTCATAACCATTTATTTCTTTATTGGATCATtgacaaataaatttaaaaaatatattttaagcctataatactcataaattctcatgtaATGTTAATGTGTAGTCATCTCATCACTACTACAACTTTTAGTTAAGTTATACCATcataataatattcttatttaGATAATTAGACCATTCTAGGTGCTACATTTTTGTATCTATGTCAATTTATAAACTATATGATATTTAAGGAATAATTAAGGTATTTCGACAAGGTAGTAAATGTTATTTAATCATAATATTATGAGTTGTGTTCTTCTTGATAACCTTTTTAAGTTTCTCCCCTCAAAGTGACTTAATATTAAGTATTTCTAACATTCCTCTTAAACTACTTAAAAAAAATCTATGCAACAAAAACTATACAAATGAATACTAAAACCAACTTAACCATAATGCAATTTAAAACAAGGTGCCAAAAAGCTAATTGACTAAAAAGCTAATTGGTAGTAATGGATATCACAAACTATAATTCAAAAGATGTGCTCTACAATATATTATAAACAATAGAATCCTTCCTAAATATATGATATGAAAAATTTTCCCACTTTCTTCAGCTTCTATGCTGGAATAGTAAATTATTGTGGAGAAAAGATATAATACTTCTAGAGGGAGAAAGAGGAGCAATTGAGAGAGTGTCAGAGTATGTGGATCAAGAGGAAATATAATATCACTTAATGTAATTTATGTAAAGCAACTTATGATCATTATAGTAGATTAAATTTGTACACTGCATATAATATATTAAAGCAACTTATGATCATCATAGTAGGttaaatttattgttttcttgtACAAAGGTATTTTACGGAGTCATAAACAGTAATGCAAAATATTATTCACCTTCAGCGTAAATATAGAGGGACTTTCATTGAACTAAAACTAAAAGTGGTGGAAGCATGTtttgagaaaaatattttttaaaatagccATAGCATTTATACGATCGTCGATGACAGATTGCCTTTGTTTCCATTTGTTTTTTCTGATTCTCAATGTTATTTTCGATGCTACTATTGATTCTGAATCTTAAGGTTGCCCTTTTGTTTTTCTCTCTTACAAAGGTTTGCCATGTTCTATGCAGAGATCTGCAGAACATTGTCCGAACAGTGGTGTGAAAGATAAAAAAGGCAGAAAAGACATGGCTCTTTCAAACAACCATAGTTCTGTGATCAAGGGTAAACAAAATGATATTCCTGTATCAAGTTGTGGAAGCCAACGACAAGGCGATGGCTCGCGTAATATCTGCCAAGGGGGTGAAAAGGTGTGTATTTTTAAGGTGCCTGACCCGATGATCAATAGTAATAGGGATGCTTATGTTCCTTGCATTGTATCGTTAGGTCCTTACCACCAAGGTGAAAAAAGTACAATGGATAAATATAAACGTCAAGCTGTTCGTAGATTAGCGACACGGATaaacaaaaaagaagaatgttTGATGGAAGAGATTCAAAAGTTAGAGAAAGAAATCAGGGAGCActatgaagaagaagaaataaattgCGATGGAGAAAAATTGTGGTGGATGATGACAGATGATGCCTGTTTCATTCTTGAATTCTTCAAGTGTGCAGCGGAAACAAGAGATGATCAGAATATCCAAGGTTGCTATAGCCATGTTTTCCAAAATAAGGGTTACAAGAACTGTATGCATAGTGCTATATTAACTGACATTATGAAGTTGCAAAATCAGGTTCCTATGTTTATTCTCATCAAACTACTTCAATTGGAGTTTGCTGATGCAAAAAGAGAATTAGCTAGAATATTGAGCAACTCCAACCCGTTTAAAGGATTTCCTTTCAATTCAAAACAGGAAAATGATGAGGATATAAAATCAAAGCTGGAAAAATATATTGAGGAAAATCCATGTCATTTATTGGATTTGTATAGAATGGTGATTAGTGATCGGTTAATTCCAAGCTCAGAATCGTTCAGGGCAGAATCGTCTAGGTCAGAATTGTCTACTGCTTATAGATGTGGTTATCAGCAACTACCTTCTTCCAATGTTGGTGCTCAACCTCACAAAGATAAGGAAAAATTAGAGAGGTATATCCCTTGTGCCGAAAAATTAGAGAACGCTGGTATTGAAATTAAATCAGGCCCTATCAAGTTTCAAAAGACAAAGTTTGGAATCAGTAAGCTTTTCCTTCCTCAAATCACGGTAAAGTATAGGACAGAAACATTGCTGCGGAACCTGGTTGCTTATGAAGAGTGTCAAAGGTGTTCATCGAATCCAAAAAAACCTGTGATTTCAAGTTA is a genomic window of Cryptomeria japonica chromosome 7, Sugi_1.0, whole genome shotgun sequence containing:
- the LOC131078250 gene encoding putative UPF0481 protein At3g02645, which gives rise to MALSNNHSSVIKGKQNDIPVSSCGSQRQGDGSRNICQGGEKVCIFKVPDPMINSNRDAYVPCIVSLGPYHQGEKSTMDKYKRQAVRRLATRINKKEECLMEEIQKLEKEIREHYEEEEINCDGEKLWWMMTDDACFILEFFKCAAETRDDQNIQGCYSHVFQNKGYKNCMHSAILTDIMKLQNQVPMFILIKLLQLEFADAKRELARILSNSNPFKGFPFNSKQENDEDIKSKLEKYIEENPCHLLDLYRMVISDRLIPSSESFRAESSRSELSTAYRCGYQQLPSSNVGAQPHKDKEKLERYIPCAEKLENAGIEIKSGPIKFQKTKFGISKLFLPQITVKYRTETLLRNLVAYEECQRCSSNPKKPVISSYVNLLDKLIDSEKDVALLHDSKIIKSFVGSDEVIVGMFNKLAIGMTVEPPDGDRIENFESIPQLDEVMADARKHYKNKWNRLMSEFHQTYFSKPWYIVSLLAATALLVMTLIQTVYAVK